A single region of the Paramicrobacterium fandaimingii genome encodes:
- the poxB gene encoding ubiquinone-dependent pyruvate dehydrogenase: MATVAENIVETLKASGVKRIYGIPGDSLNGFTDALRTRPEIDWVQVRHEESAAFAASAEAALTGELAVCAGSCGPGNLHLINGLFDAQRSRVPVLAIAAQIPTEEIGSGYFQETHPVELFRECSVYAEHVSSVDQMPRVLHMAMRAALEKRGVAVIVLPGDVGLAEAASELIAPIFGTTSAIVPDGASLDRAAEALNGAGKVTILAGAGCEGAHAELMRFAETLKAPIVHAMRGKEFVEHDNPYDVGMTGLLGFASGYRAMETCDTLVMLGTDFPYQQFFPDNATVVQVDIRGENLGRRTPIDVGLRGGVRETIEALLPRLRAAKNSRHLDAMRKHYAKTRKKMDELATPRRGAQPLHPQYVARLIDELADDDAVFMPDVGSPVVWASRYLTMNGKRRLIGSFTHGSMANALPQAIGAQSAFPDRQVVTFSGDGGLAMLMGDLITLTQSKLPVKLVVFNNSSLNFVELEMKAAGIVTFGTGLDNPNFADVATALGIKGFRVERSSDLRDSIKQAFEHDGPALVDVVTERQELSMPPAITAEQVGGFALYAIRTVMSGRGDELIDLARTNARQVL; encoded by the coding sequence ATGGCCACAGTCGCCGAGAACATCGTCGAGACACTCAAGGCAAGCGGAGTGAAAAGAATCTATGGAATTCCCGGCGATTCTCTGAACGGCTTCACGGATGCTCTGCGCACGCGCCCCGAGATCGACTGGGTGCAGGTGCGCCACGAGGAATCGGCAGCCTTCGCCGCATCCGCCGAGGCCGCGCTCACCGGCGAGCTCGCCGTATGCGCCGGAAGCTGCGGGCCGGGAAACCTGCACCTGATCAACGGACTTTTCGATGCGCAGCGTTCCCGGGTTCCCGTGCTGGCCATCGCCGCTCAGATTCCCACTGAGGAGATCGGCAGCGGGTACTTTCAGGAGACTCACCCCGTTGAACTCTTTCGCGAATGCAGCGTGTATGCCGAGCACGTCTCGAGCGTCGACCAGATGCCGCGTGTGCTGCACATGGCAATGCGAGCTGCCCTCGAGAAGCGCGGCGTCGCCGTGATCGTGCTTCCCGGCGACGTGGGGCTTGCCGAGGCAGCGAGCGAGCTCATCGCGCCGATCTTCGGCACGACCTCAGCCATCGTTCCCGACGGTGCATCGCTCGACCGCGCCGCAGAAGCGCTCAACGGGGCAGGCAAAGTGACGATCCTTGCCGGCGCCGGGTGCGAGGGCGCCCACGCCGAGCTCATGCGGTTCGCCGAAACGCTGAAAGCACCGATCGTGCACGCGATGCGCGGCAAAGAGTTCGTCGAGCACGACAATCCCTACGACGTCGGCATGACGGGGCTGCTTGGCTTCGCCTCCGGGTACCGCGCGATGGAGACCTGCGACACCCTCGTCATGCTCGGAACGGACTTTCCGTATCAGCAGTTTTTCCCCGACAACGCAACGGTCGTCCAGGTCGATATTCGCGGGGAGAACCTGGGGCGCCGCACTCCCATCGACGTCGGACTGCGCGGCGGCGTGCGCGAGACGATCGAGGCGCTGCTTCCCCGACTCCGGGCGGCAAAGAACAGCCGTCACCTCGACGCGATGCGCAAGCACTATGCGAAGACTCGCAAAAAGATGGACGAGCTCGCCACACCGCGACGTGGAGCACAGCCTCTGCATCCGCAGTATGTCGCGCGCCTCATCGACGAACTCGCAGACGACGATGCAGTGTTCATGCCCGACGTCGGTTCACCCGTCGTGTGGGCGTCACGGTATCTCACGATGAACGGCAAGCGCCGGCTCATCGGGTCGTTCACGCATGGCTCCATGGCGAACGCGCTCCCCCAGGCGATCGGCGCTCAGTCGGCTTTCCCCGATCGCCAGGTTGTGACGTTCTCGGGCGATGGCGGCCTCGCGATGCTGATGGGCGACCTCATCACGCTGACGCAGAGCAAACTGCCGGTGAAGCTCGTCGTCTTCAATAACTCGTCGCTCAACTTCGTGGAGCTCGAGATGAAGGCGGCAGGCATCGTCACCTTCGGAACAGGTCTCGACAATCCGAACTTTGCTGATGTCGCGACAGCACTCGGCATCAAGGGGTTCCGCGTCGAACGGTCGAGCGATCTGCGCGACTCGATAAAGCAGGCGTTCGAGCACGATGGTCCTGCCCTCGTCGACGTGGTCACCGAACGCCAGGAGCTCTCGATGCCTCCAGCGATCACTGCCGAGCAGGTGGGCGGCTTCGCGCTGTATGCCATTCGAACGGTGATGTCGGGCCGTGGTGACGAACTGATCGACCTGGCTCGCACGAATGCGCGGCAGGTTCTCTAG
- a CDS encoding DUF2185 domain-containing protein, with protein sequence MSKRYVLAQSDFVDLAPGYGTAVVSDQVTESGRPVGYMYREDPDGDGDSGWRFLSGDESQEYLDDERHIGVFEVNDIANLDNAIIEYLDAESGTHLVRIDGSDDFADVDDDGADENDDSNDLGDEDWEEFDVDAVDILDDLKEDDRM encoded by the coding sequence ATGTCCAAGAGATACGTTCTGGCCCAGAGTGACTTCGTCGATCTCGCCCCGGGCTACGGAACGGCGGTGGTGTCCGACCAGGTAACCGAGTCTGGGCGCCCTGTCGGGTACATGTACCGTGAAGACCCAGACGGTGATGGAGACAGCGGGTGGCGCTTTCTCTCGGGCGACGAGTCGCAGGAATATCTCGACGACGAACGCCATATCGGCGTGTTCGAGGTGAACGATATCGCTAACCTCGACAACGCGATCATTGAGTACCTCGATGCTGAGTCGGGAACTCACCTCGTTCGCATTGACGGCTCTGACGATTTCGCCGATGTCGATGACGACGGCGCAGATGAGAACGACGACAGCAACGACCTCGGTGACGAAGACTGGGAAGAATTTGACGTGGATGCTGTCGACATCCTCGACGATCTCAAAGAAGACGACCGCATGTGA
- a CDS encoding TetR-like C-terminal domain-containing protein codes for MSTRDSYHHGNLRAELIEAALAAARTDGAQAIGLRSITKQIGVSPNAAYRHFADRQALIVAVAEEIQARMAETMRSRVLASDDDSAATRARSRLRAVGLGYIAFARAEPGWFSLAFFGAREAPEPPLSVPGDRTPPPFALLIEALDALVDAGELAAERRDGAEWACWSAVHGFAELVIYGPLSTHDDELVSALAERVVDDIIVGIR; via the coding sequence GTGTCGACGAGGGATTCGTACCATCACGGAAATCTGCGAGCGGAACTGATCGAGGCCGCGCTCGCCGCAGCGCGCACCGACGGGGCGCAGGCCATCGGGCTGCGGAGCATCACGAAGCAGATCGGGGTGTCTCCGAACGCGGCGTACCGACACTTTGCGGATCGCCAGGCGCTGATTGTCGCCGTCGCCGAAGAGATTCAGGCCAGAATGGCCGAGACGATGCGCTCGCGGGTTCTGGCCTCTGACGACGATTCGGCGGCAACGCGTGCACGCTCGCGCCTGCGTGCGGTGGGGCTCGGGTACATCGCCTTTGCTCGTGCGGAGCCGGGATGGTTTTCCCTCGCGTTCTTCGGCGCGCGGGAGGCGCCCGAGCCGCCGTTGAGCGTGCCGGGCGACCGCACGCCACCGCCGTTCGCATTGCTGATCGAAGCGCTTGATGCTCTTGTCGACGCGGGCGAGCTTGCCGCGGAGCGCCGCGATGGTGCGGAATGGGCATGTTGGAGCGCTGTCCACGGTTTCGCGGAACTGGTCATCTACGGCCCGCTCTCGACGCACGATGACGAGCTCGTCTCAGCGCTGGCTGAACGAGTCGTCGACGACATCATCGTGGGAATTCGCTGA